The Hornefia porci genome contains the following window.
AGCTTCTGTCCGACATATAGAACGGATTGCTGGACTTCCGGCCGCTGGCGCTGATGGCGTTTGTCATGATTCCGCCCCAGTCATTGGAGGGCATGGGCTCATGCGGCGGCTCGGCTCCCGCGGCGCCGGAGGCGGGGACATCCAGCTTCATCGCCTTCATCGCCATGCTCACGGCGGCGTAGTCTCTGCGGTCGGCCTTGCGCTTCTCCATCAGGAACAAAGTACGGGTCACAGGATCCCGGCTGTTGTACAGCAGGCTCCGGTTGATGAGCTTCACCTGTGTGTATTTGTCCAGACTGGGACGGAGAAGGCTCTCCGTCCGGTCCGCCACGTACTTCTTCACATCAGCGGGAATATCTTTGTTCTCCATGAAGCGGATGTATTCCGTCTCTGAGAATCGGAAGGCGTAGCCGTTGGAATCCACGCCGTCGGTCTTGAACCAGGTGGGAGAAACCAGCAGAATCACCTTGCGGCTTTTCAGCTTTTTCTCCAGAGAACCCAGCGCGATGGTGTGAAAGAGCGTCTGGTTCCACGGTCCGCCGACGGACACGAGCTTGAGATTACTCTTTCGGAACATATTCCGCGGGTAATACGCGGTCTTTCTGCCGTGCCGGAACTCCGAGGAGCCCAGCAGCAGAACAGTGTCTTTTTCCATGTTTTCCGACAGCGCGGCGTAGGACATGTCTTTGTACGCGTTGAACCAGAACCCGAAGTCCCGGTTGTCCATCTTCAGAGAACCGCGTTCAAAAAGACCGTTCACGATCAGTACGAACACGAGCAGAAGCACCAGCGCCGCGCCGAAGGATTTCAGTTTATTCATCTCCAATATCCCCCTGTGGATTCGGTCACGCCTCTTCCAGCTTCTGCTTCACGATCGCGATAATCTTGTTCGGCGTGTCCATCTCCTCCCGTGTGTATTCGGTCGGAGAGATGATCACCCCCAGCTGATCCTGAAGATCCATCAGCAGTGTGATGTAGTCGAAGGACTCCATCAGATGCTCCTCCACCAGATTGATATCCGGTTCCTCCGAGACAACCTCGTCTCCGCAGATGTTTTCCAGTATCTTCAGTACTTTCTCTTCCATTTCAGTTTCCCCTTTCGTGTGTTGAGTGATAGTTTTTCATTTATGTAAATCGCAATATAATCGCTGTGTAATCGGTGTCTGTTCATGAAGTCGCCGGTCGTCACCACGCCCTCCAGTGCATCAGCACGTTCAGTCTCCCTGAGAAGATGAAGAAGCCGAACAGAACCAGATGGAGGGTGAGCGCCCATTCGATTATGATGAACCATTTTTTCTTGCTGTATTTGCGATACAGACCGGACCTGGTCCGGATGATCTCGAACAGTGTGAGCAGCACGCCGTGATACAGTCCGTACAGAATATAGTACGATGTCAGACCGTGCCAGAATCCCATCAGCAGCATGTTCGTCATGAACGCGATGGAGGCGATGGTCAGCCGGCGCTTTCGCAGTCCGGTACGCATCAGCGACATCGTGACGCGCGAGAACACGTAATCTCTCAGCCAGTGAGACAGCGTGATGTGCCAGCGGTTCCAGAAGTCGTTGATATCGCGGCTGATGAACGGCCGGTTGAAGTTGTCCGGGACCTTGATTCCGAACAGATATCCTGCGCCCACAGCCATCAGACTGTATCCCGCGAAATCGAAGAACAGGTAGAAGCCGTAGGTGTAATAGTAGATCAGCACGCCGGTCATGTCCTTCTCCATGCCGTACTGCTTCATCAGGAAGTACAGCACCGAGGCGATCACGGTTTTGTACACCATGCCCAGCAGGATTTTGTAAAGTCCTGTTCCCGCCAGCTCCAGGTATTCCGACCGCGTGATTTTCCTGTTCAGGTCCTTGCTGAACCGGCGGCTCCGGTCGATGGGGCCGGAGGTGATGGTCGGGAAGAACAAAAGCAGGTACGCGTATTCAAAGGGGCTGACTTTCCTGATGATTCCGTCGTAGATCTCGATGATCATCTGTGCGACCTTGAAGGTCATGTAGGAGATTCCCAGAAATCCGAAGATGTGCCAGGGATTTCCCGTCAGCGCCAGCACCTTGTAGGTCGCCAGCGGCGCGATGCTCAGCAGCAGGAACAGCCAGTACAGGACTTTGCTTCTGTTTCCGCCGAGCCGGAGCTGCAGATAGATCTGTATGATGGTATACTCCAGCAGGCAGAAAACGATCAGGTATGTCAGCGCGACGGTGTTGTGCCCCAGCGCCAGCCAGAGGAACACCAGAGAGGCGAACATGCCGTAGTATTTAATCGGTTTTTCAAAGACGCCCAGAATGAAAGCCGGGATCGTCATCACTATCAGCCACGCGAAGAAGCTGTGATCGGCGAACATCTGCATTTTACGACATCGCCTCCAGCTGCTTTCGGTCCAGCTTGCCGTTTCCGGTCATCGGGAACTTTTCTACAAAGCGGATCTTCTTCGGCACCATGTAGGCGGGGACGAGTTCTCTGAGCCCGGAGCGTACAGCCTTGCGTCCCGCGTAATCGTCGGTGATGCCGTTGCCGTCGCGGATAATGAAGGCGGTCAGAAAATCGATTCTGCTTCCGCTGCGGGACGGTGCGACCACGGCTCTGGAGACTCCGGGAAGTTTTTCCAGATTGGCCTCGATGTCCTCCAGTTCCATCCGGTAGCCGTGGAGCTTGATCTGGTGATCGAGACGGCCCTCACAGTAGAGCATGCCGGTCTCGTCCAGGTAGCCTTTGTCCCCTGTGCGATAGGAGCGGCAGGGGCCGCAGAAATCGTCGGAACCGTCTGCACTCGCGCCGCTGAGACCGCAGGAACCGCCGGCATTGGTTTCACATTCGGAAAAAACCCTGGCCGTACGTCCGGGGTCTTTGTAATAGCCGGGGCTCACGGTGTTTCCGGTGATGATGATCTCGTTTGTTTCAGGATCGGTTTCTATTCTGGTCATGGGGCCCGGTCTGCCCACGGGAAGCGGGCTGTCCGAGGCCGCCATGGCGCCGGTAATCCGGACCTGCGTCACGCACACTGTGGTTTCCGTAGGTCCGTAAGTGTTAACGACCTTTGCGTCCGGGAAACGTTCCATCAGACGCCGGGCGGTCTCATTGGTCAATACCTCCCCGCAGAACAGGAATGCCCGGATTGACGGGATCCTGTCTGCGCTAAAGGAAGGCTCTCCCATACACAGCTCCGCAAAGGAGGGGGTGGAGACCCAGTATTCAATATGCTGAAGACTGAGAAAGTCTGTCATCTTCGGAATATCGTTCTGCAGCTCGCGGTCGATTGAGACGATTTTGCCGCAGGTGGCCAGGCTCAGATACAGGTCCATGACCGATAAATCAAAGGAGTAGGGGGCCTGGTTCAGGAACACGCGGCCGCGCTGAATGCCTCCCGCCAGATCCACGGCCCATTCCAGATAGCCGTTCAGATTATCGGCGGTGATCTGAACCCCCTTGGGTTTTCCGGTGCTGCCCGAGGTAAATATGATGTAGAAAACGTCTTCGCCGCTGCAGCCGCGGAGAGCAGTCTCCGGTGCGGACTGTCCGGCTTCTCCGGACGTTTCCGTGATGCGGCGCAGCCCATCGTAGGAGATTACTTTGTACTCCGTCTCCGGGAGCCCGCAGTCCTCCGGATGCGCGACGAGAATCAGCGGATCGCCGATCTCCCTCGCGACGGATGTCAGACGGTCCTCCGGCATATTGGTATCCATCGGACAGTACGCCCGCCCGCTTCTGACGCACGCCAGAAAACAGATGAGCATCATCGGGTCTTTATGTCCGTAGACGATGACCGGATCCCGGTTGTCTCCCATCTGTGCGTCGATTCTGCCGGCGAGGCGGCCGGATTTTTCCCATAGCTGCGCATAAGTAAGACTTCCCGCGCGTGAAGTGAACGCGACGCGGTTTCCCTCCGCGGCGGCGTTGCGCGCGATGCTTTTCAGAATATCCATCTCCCAAATCCCTTTCTGCTATTCTACCCTGATAACCTTTTTATCTCTATGGACAAAAGAATATGCAGTCTACCTTAAATAAACCTTGAACAGATGAAAAATAAGTGAAATTTTTCCGGATAATATTTTCGGATGACATGAGAGGAGCAGGCGAACGGACGTGAAACGATGTGCAGTGAGAAACAGTGTACGACGGGAATGATGTGTGGCGGGGAAATATGATGGCTAAATGCAGGAAATTGATTTTTTGACAGAAATATCACTCAGTTAAAGGCGTGCCACTTCTGGTGTGAGTGTGATATACTGTCCCTAGCAATTGTTTAGAATGAATAAAGGTGAAGCAAGGATGTCTACTTTTAAAGGAGCAGGATTGTGTAATATAGAAAGTTTTTCAAGACGTTGATACAGTTTTAATCAGACAGTAAAGCAAACTGTTTGGCTATTATCTATTTTCGAGGAGTATGGTAGTATGGCATTAACGATACGTAGAGCATTGTCTTTTGGGGGACTGTCTGATGCAACGGTGGTTGCAGGAGAGAATGGACTGGATCGTCCTCTCGAAAGTGTAAGTGTATTGGAAGTTGCAAACAGCGATATTTCCAAGTGGGCACTTAAAAATCAGTTGTATATCACATCTTTTTATGCAATATTTGATGATATCGAAAAACAGAAAGAGGTTGTCAATACATTAATTGGTTGTGGATGTTGCGGCTTGGTATTGTGCTATGTAGGCACCTGGGTGCAAGAAATCGATAGTGAAATTATTCGTATGTGTGATGAAGCGGGATTCCCTCTTCTTCAGGGAAATAGTGATGTTTCTTACATTGATATCATGAGGCCGATACTGGATAACCTGTCAGAGACAAGCGACAATAGCGATATTGGAGACAAAAATCTTCCGCTGCGGAATGAAATTTTAAGAATTATCGTAGACGAAGAAGATGACAATGTAATATTCGGACGAATCAATAAAAGGTTGAGAAAGAAAATTTCATACTATAACACTTACGGAAAGCTTCTGTTTTCAGATCAAGATAAGGCAGTGTTAGAGAAGGAAGAGCTTTTTGTTGCGGAAAATTTCAACCATATTCTTTATACCTGCAGTGAGACAGGCCATGCTATAATGGATATTGGAAGTCGACATTGCCTTGTTGCGTTAATTCGTTCAAGGAAAAACCTCTTTGGCTTATTTATCTTAGATGGTGCTGAAACTTTTTCACAGGAAATGGAAGAAACGTTGATTGATGCATTAGTGGTCTCTGGAGCGTTGGTATTAAAAAGAAGGAATCGTACAGAAGAATATCGGGACAAGGCTATGCAGGAGTACGTGACGGACTTGATAATTTGGAATTTTCAGTTACCTGAAAATGCGGAGGATCGTGCCAAGGCACTGAAAGTTTGCATCAATGACAAAAATCGAATGGTAATAATTAATATCAATTCTATTCAACGGCAAAAGGCAAATCGACAAAAAGACATCCAACAGTATATTAAACAAATGATTCTGCCAAGGTTAAAGGAATACATTTGTAAGCTTAATTCATCTAATTGGTTGGCAATGCGCAGTGATATGATTCTTTTCTTCCTCGTCGATGAGGGCATGAATATGCTTGAGTTCTGCGAACGGATAAAAAGTATTACTATGGATCGCTCGCAGTTTTCAACCTCTATAGGAATCAGCAAAAGGATTTGTTTAGAACGAGAAATTCCAGAAGCATATAACTCGGCTAGACTTGCTGCGCTCTTAGGAAGAAAATATTATGGTGAAAATCGCATTACGAATTATGAAGAAGTTTATTTTTTCGCCAAATTGGAGGAAATACGTTTGGACGAAAACGCAAGAGCGGTGGGCGAACAAATATTGAAGCCGCTAATTTCTTATGATGAAATTCACGGAACAGAACTTCTACGAACTCTATTTGTTTTAATCAAGTATAAAGAAAATACGCAGTCTGCGTCACAAGAACTTTACATTCACAAAAACACGTTGTTGCAACGAAAAAATAAAATCGTTGGTTTGCTCGGAATTTCTCCTTTTGAAATGCCGTATGAAATAAACTTCACTATTGCCCTGATGATTTATAAAGGAGACGCATGGGTGTTGTAGTAAATAATGGGAATTTGCTATTCAATATAGCCGTAGAAGGAAAACTTGTAATTGTGTGCAAATAATTCGCCGTACTACGAATTTTAGACTGAGCCCATAAATAGTACATGTAATTGGCACCATGATTTATGATATGCATTTAAAAAAGTGTCGTGATAAATCGTCCTTATATGTGAACACACATAAGGACGATTCTTTTGTGTTCTCTGAACCGATGAAATAAAGAGAAAAAAAGACTATGCTTTCTAAAAGGCGTAATTATTATTTAGTAGAAAAGGAGGCATTATGAGCAACGGTGCAGATACAAAGGTGACAGTTGCGGCTAATAACAACGATAATGCAACACGTCGAGTGCCTGAAGATGAAAAGAAAGGTTTTTTGAGTATAGCATTTGTAGCGGCAGGGTATTGTATTTGTATGTCAGGACTATACACGGGATCCGCAATTGCATTTGGCATGACTTTCAAGAACGCCCTTATTGCAGTCGTAATCGGAAATATTATTTTGAGTCTTTACGGAGGAGCTATCGGTGCAGCTGGTGCCAAGGAGGGTGTGGCTTCTGCGATGCTTGCTCGCCATAGTTTCGGACGGGAAGGATCCAAGTTTATTGGGATTTTGTTGGCAGTGGTCATGCTGGGATGGTTTGCTGTTCAGGTTGGATTTTTTGGATCAACTATGGCAGCACTGTTCCCCAACGCAGGAGTAATTACTCAGAAATATGTAGCAGCTGGGTGGGGCGGAATTCTGATGATGATTACCGCGTATTTTGGATATAAAGGATTGAATGCGTTAAGTTATGTGGCAGTTCCTTTGATTGCTATTCTGGCTACTGTTGGAAGTGTCATAGCTGTTGAAAATGCAGGAGGTTTGTCGACAATCTTGAACATTGCGCCGAACAAACCGATGACAATCGGTGCAGCTGTGGTTACAATTGTCGGTTCATTTGCAGGAGGTGCAGCGGCACAGTCTGATATTACTCGGTACGCAAAGACTCCAAAAACCGCATGGGCAGGAACAATCTTTGGGTATTTGATTGCGAATTCTTTTGTTATCTTGGCAGGATATATTATTGCAGCATCCACCGGTGAAAGCGACCTTCCGGTAGCATTCCTGGCAATGGGTTTGGGCGCGGCAGCACTTATCATTTTGATTCTCGCCCAGTGGACAACCAATGATAATAATCTGTACACGGCCAGTCTCGGTCTGTCTAACTGTCTGCCCTTTACCAAGCATCAGATTGTATTGGGTGCAGGTGTTCTAGCGACACTCGTAGGAGCCATGGGCTTGGCGGACTATTTTACTACATGGTTGAGTATTCTTGGAATTGGCCTCCCTCCGGTTGCAGGGACAATCATTTGTGATTATTATTTGTTACGTGAGCGTAAATATGAATACGGACCAGGAACAAAGTACAGCAAGGTAAACCTATGGGCATTTATCAGTATGATTGGAGGGATCATCGTAGGCTTTACTGTGAATTGGGGCATCGCTTCTATAAACTCCCTTGCAGTAAGTATCGTTGTCTACTACATCTTTATGAAACTGTTTGGGGAAAAAGGTATTGGCATTCTGGGCAACGAGATCGAAAAGTAGTTTATAAAAATCACAGTGTGATATAACAAAGTACGATTCAGCAAATTATTACATCCATGAATGAAAGGAGTATATTATGCCACAACCAATGGATCTAGAACTTGCAAATGCATGTTACAAACTGATGAATGATCTTATCAAAGTGAAAAAGGGAGAAAGTGTTTTGATTACTGTGGATTCTGTCGCCGATTTTCATGTTGTAGAGGAAATGGCAAAAGCGGCGGAGGTTTTGGGAGCCAAGACCATGGTGGCTTGGCATTCTACACCTAAGGGATACGGAGCACTGACTATGCCGTACCTTCCGGATCCGTTGAAAGCATGTGTAGATCAGACTGATGTCTGGATTGAAATGAATAATCAGTGGTTGCTGTACTCTCCGATCTGGGACAAGGCCGTTACCAATGGGAGAACTCGACAGGTTATGTTAGGTGGACTGAGTATTGAAAGAATTGTTCGCTGCATCGGAGAAGTGGATCTAGATGCACAGAAGGCGTTCCAGAACAAACTGGCCTGGATGACTAAACACGCTAAGAAGATGAGAATTGTCAATGCAGCGGGGACTGATGTTTCATTTGAGAACCATACGAAGCGTCCGGTTGCTAATGAGTGTGACTATAGCTTTGCAGGAGGTCATTTCTTGATTGGTCAGATTGGCTGGGCACCAAAGGAAGAGACTATCAATGGAGTTATTGCATTTGATGGCACTATTTCCGGCGGGGGAGACGCAGAACTAGGTAAACTGAAGGAGCCGGTAAAGTATATCGTAAAGGAAGGCAGAATTCAGGATATCACTGGTGGAGAACAAGCCAGGAAATTGAAGGACTATTACAAGAAACTGAATGACCCGAATATGTATATTGCGGCCCACGTCTGCTATGGTGTTAATCCTAATGCTAAACTGGAAGGCTGTACTACAGAAGATGAACGTGTATGGGGAAGTACAGAATGGGGATTCGGACATCAGGGCTCTTGTTATTCTGGCGGTGTGCCTAGAGAAGCTAAGAGTCATATCGATGGAATCTGTTTAGATTGTACAATCTATCTGGATGGCAAAATGATTTTAGAAAAGGGAAAATTTGTCGAGCCAGAACTTGTTACACTGGCAGAAAAACTAGGGAAATAAATCGATTTTGCGGTGGGTAATACTTACCGCTCTTTTACAAGAAAAATGGGAGTGTATGATGAATGAAAAAAGACTGAAAGTTTGCGCAGATCCTTTTCCCCCTTACCAATACCTAAATGATGAAGGAGCATTTGTAGGAACAGATTACTTTATCGTGAAAAACTGTTTGGAATCAGCAGGTTATTGTGTGGAGATGAGCATTGCTCCTTGGAATGAGATATATCCTCTGTTCGAAAAAAAGGAAATGGATGTGTTATTTCAGGCACAGGATTCTCCGGAACGTTTGGAGAGATTTTACCTCTCGGATATGTTTCGACGTGCGGTTACCGAGGTTATTACTACAAAAAAAGAGTTGGCAGGTATTTGGAGTCATGATGATCTAAAGAACTATCGCATCGGAGTAATTGATGGATTTACTAATGGGCCAAGAATTGACTGCTTACCAAAGGAAAACAAAAAGTTCTTCCAAGATACAGAGGCTATTTTAAAAGCTTTAGACCATGGACAAATTGATTTTGGAGTAGTAGATCAAGGTGTTAAGAATTATGTGAAACCAGATGATATGGAATTGAATACAGTTACGGCACTCACCTATGAACGGCCCCTATATGTGTTATTCAATTCGCAAAAAGTCCGAGATGACTTTAATTTGGAATTAAAACGACAAAAGTGACAGGTGCGAAAACAACTTTTGAATAAGGGATAAAAAAGTTGCAAAAGGATCCTTGGATAAGATGAGGAACGGAGTACAGGAGTAACAAATGTGTAAAATTTTTGATGGACATGGGGATATTTGGACAGATGTGACTACAAGAATTCTTGCTCATGGTGAGAGAGATATTTTTCGTAATCGACATTTAAAAAAGTTCCAGGAAGGAGAAGTAGGGGGTGGAATTTTCGTAATCTGGATCGATCCACCTTATGACAGGGATCCAGCCGCAAGAGTTAAACAGATTGTCTCTTGTATAAAGCGAGAAATGGAAGATTCTAAAGATATCCTCAACTATGTGACAAGATTTGCGGACTTTGCAAAAGGGACTGAAGAGGGAAAGATTAATGTGGTGGTAGGAATCGAAGGTTTGTCTGGAATTGGTGAAGATATCGACCAAATCGATTATTTATATCATGAGGTAGGTGCGCGCCATGCCATGTTGACATGGAACGAGGAAAATGCACTGGCTACAGGTTGGCCGCAAGATATAAATCGAGGCCTTACAGAAACCGGACGAGCTGCGGTGAAACGAATCCAGGATCTTGGAATGGTGATGGATGTTTCTCACCTGAATGATAAAAGTTTCTGGGATGTGATTGATATCGCGGATGGAAAACCTGTGATCGCATCTCATTCCAATGTCCGGGCCATATGTCCGGCTATGCGAAATGCTACAGATGAAATGATCCATGCGATCGCACAGACCGGGGGACTTCTTGGAATAAACAGCATGAGAGAATTCATCGCTGAGGAATACACAGAACAGGACGTAGAGCATTTAGCGAATCATGTGGATTATATCGCAGACCTGGTTGGGATTGATTACATAGGCTGTGGATTTGATTTTGATGATTATCTAGAGGAGGGGGCGCTTTCCGCATTTAGTGAAAACTTGAATTATCCAAACGGTAAAGATATCGCAAATGAAGCGGAGGCAAAGAACCTCATTGGTGTGCTCCGTAGACGCGGCTATTCGGAAGAAGATTTGGACAAAATCGCATATAAAAACTACTATCGAGTATTTAAAGAAGTTTGGAAATAGATGTCACAGATGACATTACGATAACGTGTGCACAGGAATCGGTATTAATTTAAAGAGATACTGGATGGACAGAGAAGACCGTACGCATGATGGAGATTTTCATAAAATATAGAGTTATAATAATACTTGAATTATTTGTGCAAATGAATTATACTTTTCTCAAGGGATATTAGCTATTGTCAATGTTAATGCTAGGGGGATGAGTACGATGAAGACGACAGGTGTTCCGGTAGATATGGGAATATACGATATTCTGCCGACCATAGTTCTGGTTGCATTCGTTATAGGAGTCGTTGCGCTGGTCATAGCGGTGATTGCGGTACTGCTTTATATCAGGAGAGTTTGCAGGCTGATAGAAAAAGAATCCGGGGAAGACGGAAATCGGATTGCACGGCGGGGAAGACGGCTGTAGAAAACCGTAAGGCCTTGCCGCCTGCCGGCGCGGAGCGATTCAGCTCTGATGCGCATCCGACATGCGCCCGGTCTGCGCCTGTACGCCGGCAGGCACTGTCTGATATCTGTGCAGAGGGATTCGGTGGTTTCCGAAGCCCCCCTGCATTTTATGATGTCCTGAACAAAAAACGTCCTCTCTGCAATCGTACATAGCCGGAATTTCTGCTGCCTGCACGCCCGTAGGACCATTGAAATTAACGGGAAAGAAGACTTTGTTAAAAAATAGATTATTTTTTGTGATTTTTATATCATTTAAGAAATTTCCGTGATATAATGAGGCTGAAAAGAAGTGAAAGGAGGAGTCCGAACATGAGCAGACTTGAATTCAAGAAAAAAGACCAGGCCCAGAAAGAGGTGGAGCGTCTGTATCAGGACCTGGAACGCCGTGTCGTGGCCAGCCCGCCCAGCCAGTGTCCCGTGGATATGACGGCGTCGTTTCTGAAGCTGTGTCAGGCTCAGTCCTGCGGAAAGTGCGTGCCGTGCCGCGTGGGCGTGGGACAGATGATTAACATCATCGAGGATATTCTGGATCTGAGCCGGGAGAGCAGTATGGAGGATCTGATCCTTCTGGAGCGTACCGCAGAGTCTGTCCGGAATTCCTCGGACTGCGCGATCGGGTCGGAGTCGGCGGAAATGGTGCTGAAGGGAATGAAGAGCTTCCGGGAAGACTACATATCCCATATCGAGAAAAACCGCTGCTCCGACCATCTGAGGGACACCCGGCATTCTATCCCCTGTATCGCCAAATGTCCTGCGGAGGTTGATATTCCGGGATATATGGCGCTGGTCCGCAGCGGACGCTACGATGATGCGGTGCGGCTGATCCGCAAGGATAACCCGTTCCCCACCGTGTGCGCCCTGATTTGTGAACACCCCTGCGAAAGCCACTGCAGAAGAAACATGATCGACGCGCCGCTGAACATCCGG
Protein-coding sequences here:
- a CDS encoding substrate-binding periplasmic protein, translating into MNEKRLKVCADPFPPYQYLNDEGAFVGTDYFIVKNCLESAGYCVEMSIAPWNEIYPLFEKKEMDVLFQAQDSPERLERFYLSDMFRRAVTEVITTKKELAGIWSHDDLKNYRIGVIDGFTNGPRIDCLPKENKKFFQDTEAILKALDHGQIDFGVVDQGVKNYVKPDDMELNTVTALTYERPLYVLFNSQKVRDDFNLELKRQK
- a CDS encoding cytosine permease is translated as MSNGADTKVTVAANNNDNATRRVPEDEKKGFLSIAFVAAGYCICMSGLYTGSAIAFGMTFKNALIAVVIGNIILSLYGGAIGAAGAKEGVASAMLARHSFGREGSKFIGILLAVVMLGWFAVQVGFFGSTMAALFPNAGVITQKYVAAGWGGILMMITAYFGYKGLNALSYVAVPLIAILATVGSVIAVENAGGLSTILNIAPNKPMTIGAAVVTIVGSFAGGAAAQSDITRYAKTPKTAWAGTIFGYLIANSFVILAGYIIAASTGESDLPVAFLAMGLGAAALIILILAQWTTNDNNLYTASLGLSNCLPFTKHQIVLGAGVLATLVGAMGLADYFTTWLSILGIGLPPVAGTIICDYYLLRERKYEYGPGTKYSKVNLWAFISMIGGIIVGFTVNWGIASINSLAVSIVVYYIFMKLFGEKGIGILGNEIEK
- the dltA gene encoding D-alanine--poly(phosphoribitol) ligase subunit DltA is translated as MDILKSIARNAAAEGNRVAFTSRAGSLTYAQLWEKSGRLAGRIDAQMGDNRDPVIVYGHKDPMMLICFLACVRSGRAYCPMDTNMPEDRLTSVAREIGDPLILVAHPEDCGLPETEYKVISYDGLRRITETSGEAGQSAPETALRGCSGEDVFYIIFTSGSTGKPKGVQITADNLNGYLEWAVDLAGGIQRGRVFLNQAPYSFDLSVMDLYLSLATCGKIVSIDRELQNDIPKMTDFLSLQHIEYWVSTPSFAELCMGEPSFSADRIPSIRAFLFCGEVLTNETARRLMERFPDAKVVNTYGPTETTVCVTQVRITGAMAASDSPLPVGRPGPMTRIETDPETNEIIITGNTVSPGYYKDPGRTARVFSECETNAGGSCGLSGASADGSDDFCGPCRSYRTGDKGYLDETGMLYCEGRLDHQIKLHGYRMELEDIEANLEKLPGVSRAVVAPSRSGSRIDFLTAFIIRDGNGITDDYAGRKAVRSGLRELVPAYMVPKKIRFVEKFPMTGNGKLDRKQLEAMS
- the dltD gene encoding D-alanyl-lipoteichoic acid biosynthesis protein DltD; this translates as MNKLKSFGAALVLLLVFVLIVNGLFERGSLKMDNRDFGFWFNAYKDMSYAALSENMEKDTVLLLGSSEFRHGRKTAYYPRNMFRKSNLKLVSVGGPWNQTLFHTIALGSLEKKLKSRKVILLVSPTWFKTDGVDSNGYAFRFSETEYIRFMENKDIPADVKKYVADRTESLLRPSLDKYTQVKLINRSLLYNSRDPVTRTLFLMEKRKADRRDYAAVSMAMKAMKLDVPASGAAGAEPPHEPMPSNDWGGIMTNAISASGRKSSNPFYMSDRSWKQKYRKIYRSGRSKFDRKTDVNSPEFGDYEAFLKICRANRIDAKIIVLPVNGRWYDYIGTTRAIRKQTTDKIIRLGKQYGVETSDLSKFDYENFVTRDAQHPWNVGWVLIDEQIYNFCKEN
- the dltC gene encoding D-alanine--poly(phosphoribitol) ligase subunit 2, which translates into the protein MEEKVLKILENICGDEVVSEEPDINLVEEHLMESFDYITLLMDLQDQLGVIISPTEYTREEMDTPNKIIAIVKQKLEEA
- a CDS encoding PucR family transcriptional regulator → MALTIRRALSFGGLSDATVVAGENGLDRPLESVSVLEVANSDISKWALKNQLYITSFYAIFDDIEKQKEVVNTLIGCGCCGLVLCYVGTWVQEIDSEIIRMCDEAGFPLLQGNSDVSYIDIMRPILDNLSETSDNSDIGDKNLPLRNEILRIIVDEEDDNVIFGRINKRLRKKISYYNTYGKLLFSDQDKAVLEKEELFVAENFNHILYTCSETGHAIMDIGSRHCLVALIRSRKNLFGLFILDGAETFSQEMEETLIDALVVSGALVLKRRNRTEEYRDKAMQEYVTDLIIWNFQLPENAEDRAKALKVCINDKNRMVIININSIQRQKANRQKDIQQYIKQMILPRLKEYICKLNSSNWLAMRSDMILFFLVDEGMNMLEFCERIKSITMDRSQFSTSIGISKRICLEREIPEAYNSARLAALLGRKYYGENRITNYEEVYFFAKLEEIRLDENARAVGEQILKPLISYDEIHGTELLRTLFVLIKYKENTQSASQELYIHKNTLLQRKNKIVGLLGISPFEMPYEINFTIALMIYKGDAWVL
- a CDS encoding dipeptidase; protein product: MCKIFDGHGDIWTDVTTRILAHGERDIFRNRHLKKFQEGEVGGGIFVIWIDPPYDRDPAARVKQIVSCIKREMEDSKDILNYVTRFADFAKGTEEGKINVVVGIEGLSGIGEDIDQIDYLYHEVGARHAMLTWNEENALATGWPQDINRGLTETGRAAVKRIQDLGMVMDVSHLNDKSFWDVIDIADGKPVIASHSNVRAICPAMRNATDEMIHAIAQTGGLLGINSMREFIAEEYTEQDVEHLANHVDYIADLVGIDYIGCGFDFDDYLEEGALSAFSENLNYPNGKDIANEAEAKNLIGVLRRRGYSEEDLDKIAYKNYYRVFKEVWK
- the dltB gene encoding D-alanyl-lipoteichoic acid biosynthesis protein DltB — translated: MQMFADHSFFAWLIVMTIPAFILGVFEKPIKYYGMFASLVFLWLALGHNTVALTYLIVFCLLEYTIIQIYLQLRLGGNRSKVLYWLFLLLSIAPLATYKVLALTGNPWHIFGFLGISYMTFKVAQMIIEIYDGIIRKVSPFEYAYLLLFFPTITSGPIDRSRRFSKDLNRKITRSEYLELAGTGLYKILLGMVYKTVIASVLYFLMKQYGMEKDMTGVLIYYYTYGFYLFFDFAGYSLMAVGAGYLFGIKVPDNFNRPFISRDINDFWNRWHITLSHWLRDYVFSRVTMSLMRTGLRKRRLTIASIAFMTNMLLMGFWHGLTSYYILYGLYHGVLLTLFEIIRTRSGLYRKYSKKKWFIIIEWALTLHLVLFGFFIFSGRLNVLMHWRAW
- a CDS encoding leucyl aminopeptidase, which translates into the protein MPQPMDLELANACYKLMNDLIKVKKGESVLITVDSVADFHVVEEMAKAAEVLGAKTMVAWHSTPKGYGALTMPYLPDPLKACVDQTDVWIEMNNQWLLYSPIWDKAVTNGRTRQVMLGGLSIERIVRCIGEVDLDAQKAFQNKLAWMTKHAKKMRIVNAAGTDVSFENHTKRPVANECDYSFAGGHFLIGQIGWAPKEETINGVIAFDGTISGGGDAELGKLKEPVKYIVKEGRIQDITGGEQARKLKDYYKKLNDPNMYIAAHVCYGVNPNAKLEGCTTEDERVWGSTEWGFGHQGSCYSGGVPREAKSHIDGICLDCTIYLDGKMILEKGKFVEPELVTLAEKLGK